In Alteromonas sp. RKMC-009, the genomic stretch ATCTCCTTCGTTAGACGAAAAGACTGTCGCTAAAGTATCGGAGCTGGAAACGTGGCTGAATGCAGACAACAACAAAGCGAAATTGTCTGCGCGATATATTTATGAGCATCTGTTCACCACCCATTTGTACTTTGACGGCCTGAGTCCCGAAGGCGAAACACCACAGTTTTTTGATCTTGTGCGGTCAGCCACGCCGCCGGGTAAACCGCTTTCGGTCATCGCAACCCGCCGGCCCTTCGACGACCCCGGTGTTGAGCGGGTGTGGTACAGGCTCCAGCCTGTGTTCTCAACCATTGTCAGCAAAACCCATCAGCCGTATGTGATTGATGACGATTTACGGGCTAAATGGCAGGCCTGGTTTGTGGATGCAGAATTTGATGTGCCGGCATTACCCTCTTATAAACCGGATGTAGCGGCAAACCCTCTCACATCCTTCACTTTGTTACCGGTGAAAAGCCGGTACCGTTTCATGCTGGAGCGGGCACAAAATACCATCATGGGGTATATCAAAGGGCCCGTTTGCCGTGGTCAGGTAGCGCTGAATGTCATCAATGATCGTTTCTGGGTGTTCTTTGTCGATCCGGAAGTGGCGGCTTCAGAGGAGCTTAATGAATTTTATGCCTCTCAACGGGAGAATCTGCATCTGCCGGCGGAAAAAGACAGTACTGCATTAGCAGTAAGCTGGGTGAAATACGCCCGTCGCCAGGGCGAATACATGCGTGCCAGAACAGCATTTCTTAATGAAGCGTTTAAGCAGGGTGAACACCTGAGTTTACAAAGTGTCTGGGCCGGCGACGGCAAAAATACTAACGCCAGTCTGACCGTATTTCGTCATTTCGACAACGCCACCGTGGTGAAAGGTATGGTGGGTAAACCGCCGAAGACTGCATGGGTGATTGATTACGCACTGCTTGAGCGTATCCACTATTTGCTGGTGGCCGGATTTGATGTGTATGGCAACTACGGCCATCAGTTGATGACAAGGCTCTACATGGATTTCCTGCGAATGGAAGGGGAATCGAATTTCCTGACATTACTGCCGCCTGAAACCCGCCGTACCCAGTTAGCTGACTGGTATCAGCATGCCGGACCGGAACTGACAGATTACATTGAGGGTGATATCAACAGCTTTGAGCAGGACACCGGGATTGAATATGACACCGGCAAACCCAAAGGGGAGTTGTACCGCCTTCTGGCCTCTTATCTCAAGGGTGTTCAGCCGGAGAATACAGGATTACACAGTGATGTACTTAACGAAGAACAGCTTGCCGCGCTGGCTACCATAGACGAATTACCTGCTCAGCAAGCCACAATTATGCCGGAAATCACGATGATTATGGTGCGAAGTGACGAAAAACCGGAAGACTTCGACGTGTTCACTGTGCTGAGAAACAGCGCACACTTTAACGTAAGCAGCCTGTTTGAAGAAGATAAGAACCGTGACCACGCCAACGATTCACTGACACTGGTTCAGGGCTTTCTGGGCAGTTATCCTGATGTATTCTGGCAGGTTAATGCCTCAGATATTCCGCAGGTCGTAAAACAGTTGAGTAAAGTGAAAAACGAAAGTGACTATCAGCGTCTGTTAGATAAGGTGGGGGTACGCCGTACCAACCCTGAGTTCTGGTCATTCAGTGATGAGCTTATCAGATGGTCAGAAGCCCGTTATCCCGTTGACGGCGGTTTGCTGGATTACAACCGGTTAGAGGACCGGTAGGGGCATTGGCTGAATATTATATCCAGCCAATAAGCGTTACTCCCCATGCAACAGCAGCCATCGCAATTGCAACCATGACGGCTGCTGAAGCGAGATCTTTGGCGAGTCCGGACATTGGGTGTAACTCCAGTCCGATACGGTCAATGGTGACCTCAATGGCGGTATTAATAATCTCCGCAAACATGACGAACAGGACTGAAATCAGTAATAACCCTTTTTGCTGAATCGGAATATCCCATGCTACCAATACAATAAGCGCGCCGGCCAGAAGCAGTAGCTCTTGTCTGAATGCCGCTTCATTCGTGGCTAGCCATTTGAGCGCTCGCCAGGAGTGACCGGCAGCAAGTATGATGCGTCGCATCCCGCCGGGCTTTTTCGTGTTATTGAAGTAAACAACATTGCTGGTAGATTTATTTACTGGCATGTGGCGAATATATCCTGTTCAGATTGATAGGTAGTGCTGACAACGCCGGTTAAGCCCAGAAGCGTGTCATATAAATTATCCTGAGAATAAGGGCGATCTTTCAGTGATTTTGCGCAACTTAACTTAGCCGTCATATCATCGCCGTTTCGCCAGTAAAGCATAGGGACGTGGGTTTGTTCTTCCGGCGCTAAACTGTAAGGAAAACCGTGAAGGTATAAGCCTTTTTCTCCCAATGATTCACCATGATCAGACAGGTAAAGCAACTGTGCGTTTTCCACGGCTTTAAGCTGCCCGATGATGTGACTTAAAACAAAGTCGGTATACAAAATGGTGTTGTCGTAGGTATTCGATAACTGCGTCATGTCGCAATTTTGAATATCGCTCCTCGCACAGTCAGGCGCGAAGCCGCTGAAGTCCCCGGGATACCGGCGATAGTAAGTCGGTCCGTGGGACCCTATCATATGCAAGACTATCAAACGCTTCTTCTGTGTGTTTTGTTTAAGCGTTGCCTCCAGCTGGTTAAGCAATATTGCATCCAGACAATAATCGCCGTCGCAGAAACGTTCATCCCGCGCCGGGTCGTAAGGGATTGTTTCAATGCGGCTGCAAACCCCTTTGCAGGTGCTGTTATTATCAATCCATGTCACTGAATAACCGGCTCGATGAATGATATCCAGAACATTGTCCTGGCTATGAGCTATACGGCTGTCATAGTTGTCCCGGCTTAAACGGGAAAACATACAGGGTACGCTTACGGCAGTTGCTGTTCCGCAGGAAGTAACCTGAGTAAAACTGACCACCTTCTCATCTGATAACAGTGGGTTAGTATTTTTACTGTAGCCATTCAGACTAAAACGGTCAGCTCTGGCTGTTTCGCCCACCACCATGACGATAGTGTCGGGTAAGTCCCCGGTGTTTTCAGCAAGGGTGGGCTTACTGTCTAAAATACGATAGGGCAAAGGGGGGATAAATAATTATCGCGCAGGTATTTGTAGCCAGCATCGTAGAAAGCGAGGGGCGTAATTTGTTTGATGATGTTCCGGTTGTTTCTGCCTACTGCCGCATAATCTTTATAAAAAAGAGCTGCGATCAGCGCAATCGCCACAATGGCAATGCCGTTAATCATCAGAATATGTTTAATACTTTTACTGAACGCCGTTTTGATTTCCATATTACACAGTGCGAATACAGGCAAAATGCCCAGTACGCAGAAGAACAAAACAAAGCTCGCGTTGAGATAAGAAAATGCTTCTCCTGAGTTCGTTTCTATCAGGTTTTGAATCATGCTTTTATCGAACAGCAGGCCGTATGCTGTCATGCCGTAAAATATCAGTGATGCAATAATGATGTGTAACGCGGAAATCATCCGCGGAAAAATTAACCCCCCGCTCAGAGTGGTAAAAAGTATCAGCAGGCTGAACAGCAATACAGGAACCGTGGCCAGAAAGGCATAATCTTTTATGCTGTCAGGCGATACGGCTTGCCATACCGTGCTCAAAAAAGGAGCATTAAAAAGCAGGGAAATAAGCAAGCAGGAAGACACAAGCGTTTGTGCCGGGGTCAGCTTAAATTTTAGTAAAGCGAAAATACGCATCCTGTGGGGGCCGGGTTAATCTTATTTCGCTGCATCTTAGGGCTGGATCCTTAAGAATGACTTAAGACAGACTGATTGTTCTGGGGCCGTTATACAAATAAATATGTGCATAAAAAGCAAAGAGTTACATCTTCAGCTAATCTTAAGTTTTCTGGTATACACTTCGACGATTTAGTTTTTAAAAGAGGTTGGCGATGAGAGTATTGCTAATTGAAGATTCCGATGCGCTCAGACGTAATATTACCATCGGACTTAAAAAGTTAGGCTATGCCGTGGACAACGCTGCTACCGGAACGGATGGCCTGAACATGGCGCTTCTGGGCGAATATGACATCGTGATCCTTGATCTCATGTTGCCTCACCTCGACGGTATGGAAATTCTGACGGTATTAAGAAAGAAAAACATCGATACCCGGGTAATTATCCTGTCGGCCCGCTCCGGGCCTGACGATAAAGTTAACGGTATCATTGCCGGTGCTGATGATTATCTGGCAAAGCCGTTTTCCTTCGATGAATTATGTGCCCGTATGGTGAACCTGATGCGTCGGGGAAAGCTGGTTCACAGTGATGACAAAGTGGTGGTGGGAGACTTTACGTTAGATCTGCAAAGTAAGCTTTTACTGCTGAATCAAACGCCGGTAGATCTGACCCCCAACGAATACCGGATTGTGGAGTGCTTGTTTCACAATAAAAACCGCATAGTGACATCAGAGCGCCTGAGTGAGTCTATTGCCGGGAGTTATGACATGGTGTCTAAAAATGCCATTGAAGCCCATTTGTCTGCGGTAAGAAAGAAAGTGCGTAAACTGGGCGGCGAATTGCCGGTTAAAAATAAGCGGGGATTCGGCTATATGGTCGCTGAGGAACTATGATCTCTATTCGCAAAACACTCACCCGACGCTTATCTGTTGCTATTTCATTGCTGATAGTCACTGCCTTGTTGATTACAGATATTGCTGTAGATGGTTGGGTAGAACGACAGTTCAATCATGCGGTACATGACAAAATTGGCCTGTTAGAAACGCTGGTCGATGAAGACACGACCGGCGTCGAATTTGAGTTCGCCGGTGAATACTATCCGGAATTTACCGGCACCAATGATCCTGAGTATTTTCAATTATGGTACGACGGAGAAACTTTCGAGAAGTCAGCCACACTGCACATGCACAGTATGAATGCCTTGCCATTTAAGGCGGTTCAGGAAGGCGAAACAGTACTGGAAGATATTGTTTTACCTGATGGCAGGAACGGGCGTATAGCTTACACCCGGTTCATTCCTCAAATCGATACCGAAAACAGAGAGGCCTATTTCGCCACAAAACAAAAAGGCGAGCGCAAACCGATGACACTGGCCTACGCGGTTTCGATTGAGCAATTACAGTATTCACTTTGGCTCATCGACGCCGCTTTCATTCTGGCACTTATCATTGTTCCATTAACGGTGCGCTTTACCGTGAAAAACACGGTGGCATATGCATTAACCCCATTGGACGACTTTATTGGACAAATCCGCAA encodes the following:
- a CDS encoding fatty acid cis/trans isomerase, producing the protein MNWFSKGKAALMLAVLIAGVAIWQWSAAEAPLFDNPDTVAATEPLPAQFFEHEVSPVLTKRCVVCHACYDAPCQLKMTAPEGIARGANKEKVYEGTRLTAAQPNRLFIDAHSEDAWRKRGFFSVLPDEDSDVVQETQTSVLAQMLLLKRANPQPDTTHLGDGFDISLNREQQCPTLDEMGRYIADQPLGGMPYALPGLNAEEELTLLRWLQHNAPLSESPSLDEKTVAKVSELETWLNADNNKAKLSARYIYEHLFTTHLYFDGLSPEGETPQFFDLVRSATPPGKPLSVIATRRPFDDPGVERVWYRLQPVFSTIVSKTHQPYVIDDDLRAKWQAWFVDAEFDVPALPSYKPDVAANPLTSFTLLPVKSRYRFMLERAQNTIMGYIKGPVCRGQVALNVINDRFWVFFVDPEVAASEELNEFYASQRENLHLPAEKDSTALAVSWVKYARRQGEYMRARTAFLNEAFKQGEHLSLQSVWAGDGKNTNASLTVFRHFDNATVVKGMVGKPPKTAWVIDYALLERIHYLLVAGFDVYGNYGHQLMTRLYMDFLRMEGESNFLTLLPPETRRTQLADWYQHAGPELTDYIEGDINSFEQDTGIEYDTGKPKGELYRLLASYLKGVQPENTGLHSDVLNEEQLAALATIDELPAQQATIMPEITMIMVRSDEKPEDFDVFTVLRNSAHFNVSSLFEEDKNRDHANDSLTLVQGFLGSYPDVFWQVNASDIPQVVKQLSKVKNESDYQRLLDKVGVRRTNPEFWSFSDELIRWSEARYPVDGGLLDYNRLEDR
- a CDS encoding diacylglycerol kinase; translated protein: MPVNKSTSNVVYFNNTKKPGGMRRIILAAGHSWRALKWLATNEAAFRQELLLLAGALIVLVAWDIPIQQKGLLLISVLFVMFAEIINTAIEVTIDRIGLELHPMSGLAKDLASAAVMVAIAMAAVAWGVTLIGWI
- a CDS encoding phosphoethanolamine transferase; protein product: MPYRILDSKPTLAENTGDLPDTIVMVVGETARADRFSLNGYSKNTNPLLSDEKVVSFTQVTSCGTATAVSVPCMFSRLSRDNYDSRIAHSQDNVLDIIHRAGYSVTWIDNNSTCKGVCSRIETIPYDPARDERFCDGDYCLDAILLNQLEATLKQNTQKKRLIVLHMIGSHGPTYYRRYPGDFSGFAPDCARSDIQNCDMTQLSNTYDNTILYTDFVLSHIIGQLKAVENAQLLYLSDHGESLGEKGLYLHGFPYSLAPEEQTHVPMLYWRNGDDMTAKLSCAKSLKDRPYSQDNLYDTLLGLTGVVSTTYQSEQDIFATCQ
- a CDS encoding phosphoethanolamine transferase domain-containing protein is translated as MSTVWQAVSPDSIKDYAFLATVPVLLFSLLILFTTLSGGLIFPRMISALHIIIASLIFYGMTAYGLLFDKSMIQNLIETNSGEAFSYLNASFVLFFCVLGILPVFALCNMEIKTAFSKSIKHILMINGIAIVAIALIAALFYKDYAAVGRNNRNIIKQITPLAFYDAGYKYLRDNYLSPLCPIVF
- a CDS encoding response regulator transcription factor, whose product is MRVLLIEDSDALRRNITIGLKKLGYAVDNAATGTDGLNMALLGEYDIVILDLMLPHLDGMEILTVLRKKNIDTRVIILSARSGPDDKVNGIIAGADDYLAKPFSFDELCARMVNLMRRGKLVHSDDKVVVGDFTLDLQSKLLLLNQTPVDLTPNEYRIVECLFHNKNRIVTSERLSESIAGSYDMVSKNAIEAHLSAVRKKVRKLGGELPVKNKRGFGYMVAEEL